In the Hordeum vulgare subsp. vulgare chromosome 7H, MorexV3_pseudomolecules_assembly, whole genome shotgun sequence genome, one interval contains:
- the LOC123407951 gene encoding uncharacterized protein LOC123407951, which translates to MLEEVSNEILKKKCGALEELGNLTSLNELDVHEGRFLSSLIKLGSCKLQSFRIWRKCPDDVKFLESWSPPPFSLQRFEMSGCYSFKWIPCWISPALTSLAYLEINIVEVTQTDLCILGEMPALLHLRLTCQTFRKERLIFYGRGFQHLKGFVYDTAVLPSGNLLFVEGALPMLEDLSLIYCVSMVNAYGFFLGIEHLSRLKNAQVHLYKEDAASSDIAFAEATIKNEADDNPNRPRVTLVEHVKGEDYCSDGCPNRIVTDQGLYANTTNQKGT; encoded by the exons atgctggaagaagtttcaaatgaaattttgaaaaaaaaatgtggTGCACTAGAGGAACTCGGTAACTTGACCAGTTTGAACGAGCTTGATGTACATGAAGGCAGGTTCCTCTCCTCACTAATCAAGCTTGGTAGCTGCAAGCTACAGTCTTTTAGGATATGGAGGAAGTGCCCTGATGATGTCAAGTTCTTAGAATCATGGTCTCCTCCGccattttccctccaaagatttGAGATGAGTGGCTGCTACAGTTTCAAGTGGATTCCATGCTGGATTTCACCAGCACTGACCAGTCTTGCATACCTAGAAATTAATATAGTGGAAGTAACACAGACGGATCTGTGCATACTTGGAGAGATGCCTGCCTTGCTTCACCTGAGGCTAACATGCCAGACTTTCAGAAAAGAAAGGCTTATTTTTTACGGCAGAGGATTCCAGCATTTGAAGGGGTTTGTTTATGATACTGCTGTATTACCATCGGGAAACCTTCTGTTTGTGGAAGGGGCACTGCCAATGCTTGAGGATCTTAGCCTAATCTACTGTGTATCAATGGTTAATGCCTATGGGTTTTTCTTGGGTATTGAGCACCTCTCAAGACTGAAAAATGCACAGGTTCACCTCTACAAAGAGGACGCGGCATCTTCTGATATCGCTTTCGCAGAAGCTACTATAAAGAATGAAGCAGATGACAATCCCAACCGTCCCAGAGTAACTCTGGTAGAACATGTAAAGGGAGAGGATTATTGCTCTGACGGTTGTCCTAACAGAATCGTGACAGATCAAGGACTATATGCCAATACAACTAACCAGAAG GGAACTTAA